In Alkalidesulfovibrio alkalitolerans DSM 16529, the genomic stretch ACGCCGAGCGCGCCCTGGTGCGGGAGCTCCAGGAAGAACTCGGCGTCACGCCCAGGGCCATCGACTTCTGGCGGGCCATGCGCCACGATTACCCTCACGTCTCCGTGCGCCTGCATTTTTTCCACGTCCGCGCCGTGCAGGGCGTGCCGCACCCCCGCGAAGGCCAGGAACTGGCTTGGGTCGATCCCGCCGGAGAGTGCGACCTGACCTTTCTGCCCGCCGACGAGGACATCCTGGCCGAGCTGATGCAGACCGCCCCGGCCGGTTAGCTTTCGATACCGATCAAGGAGAATCCGCGTGCGCATTTGCGATCTGATAGCCCAAAAGACGCCCTTCGTTTCCCTGGAGTTCT encodes the following:
- the mutT gene encoding 8-oxo-dGTP diphosphatase MutT, whose translation is MNERRVIDVAAGVIWNEGRFLAVRRPPGTSMAGYWEFPGGKVEPGENAERALVRELQEELGVTPRAIDFWRAMRHDYPHVSVRLHFFHVRAVQGVPHPREGQELAWVDPAGECDLTFLPADEDILAELMQTAPAG